One window from the genome of Silvimonas iriomotensis encodes:
- a CDS encoding chemotaxis protein CheW, whose protein sequence is MTSSIAPAMQGAGPALSQQFLTFSLASELFAIPIDHIREIIEFGGLTEIPLMPVFLRGVINLRGAVVPVIDLAARFGRAATVVGRRTCVVILEVEQDGHVLPLGVLVDAVNEVITVEADQIEPTPEFGARLRAEFILGMLRLSERFVIALDIQQVLSVDEMTQLAASEALSPEDAAVLAVTDQGF, encoded by the coding sequence ATGACCAGCAGCATTGCGCCCGCCATGCAGGGTGCGGGCCCGGCCCTGAGCCAGCAGTTTCTGACCTTTTCGCTGGCCAGCGAGTTGTTTGCCATTCCTATCGACCATATCCGCGAAATCATCGAATTTGGCGGCCTGACAGAAATCCCCCTGATGCCGGTGTTCCTGCGCGGCGTCATCAATTTGCGTGGCGCCGTGGTGCCGGTGATTGATCTGGCCGCACGCTTTGGCCGCGCTGCCACGGTGGTGGGCCGCCGGACCTGCGTGGTGATTCTGGAAGTGGAACAAGACGGACACGTATTGCCGTTGGGGGTGCTGGTGGATGCCGTGAACGAAGTCATCACGGTGGAGGCCGACCAGATTGAACCCACGCCGGAATTTGGCGCCCGCCTGCGGGCCGAATTCATCCTGGGCATGTTGCGGTTGTCCGAGCGCTTTGTGATCGCGCTGGATATCCAGCAAGTACTGTCGGTGGATGAAATGACCCAACTGGCAGCAAGCGAAGCGCTGTCGCCCGAAGACGCCGCCGTGCTGGCTGTCACCGACCAGGGCTTTTGA
- a CDS encoding chemotaxis protein CheW, which yields MTSPAPVTRTGTAAAAADAVQYLTFSLDGELFAVPIEHIREIIEFGGLTAVPLTPTFLRGVINLRGAVVPVVDLAARFGRSGTTIGKRTCIVILEVEAASRTLPVGVLVDTVNEVLSTDRSQIEPRPPFGARLRADFICGMFSQGERFVIVLDIQQVLSVEEMAGLIGLALEEHAA from the coding sequence ATGACCAGCCCCGCCCCGGTGACCCGCACCGGCACGGCAGCGGCTGCAGCAGACGCCGTGCAGTACCTGACGTTTTCTCTGGACGGCGAACTGTTTGCGGTGCCGATTGAGCATATCCGCGAAATCATCGAGTTCGGCGGGCTGACCGCCGTGCCGCTGACCCCGACGTTTTTGCGCGGTGTGATCAATCTGCGTGGCGCCGTCGTACCGGTGGTCGACCTGGCTGCGCGCTTCGGCCGCAGCGGGACGACCATAGGCAAACGCACCTGCATTGTGATTCTGGAAGTCGAAGCGGCCTCACGCACGCTGCCGGTGGGCGTGCTGGTCGATACCGTCAACGAAGTGCTGTCTACCGATCGCAGCCAGATCGAGCCCCGCCCGCCGTTTGGCGCGCGCCTGAGAGCCGATTTCATTTGCGGCATGTTCAGCCAGGGCGAGCGTTTTGTGATCGTGCTGGATATCCAGCAAGTGCTCTCGGTAGAAGAAATGGCCGGCCTGATTGGTCTGGCCCTGGAAGAACATGCGGCCTGA
- a CDS encoding chemotaxis protein CheD produces the protein MSERVFVNPGEIYFGQGNERIETLLGSCVAITFWHPARHVGGMCHFLLPNRVHGKVPVYTGDGRYGDEALQYMIEEVAARRTRLQDYQVKVFGGGRIFANERSGTTIGESNVRFALSALHEIELPVAGQDVAGEGYRYLRFDLTTGDVWVRRGRGLPATATPKKREPVKPAGGL, from the coding sequence TTGTCAGAACGCGTATTTGTGAATCCGGGAGAAATCTACTTCGGTCAGGGGAACGAGCGCATCGAAACCCTGCTGGGCTCGTGTGTGGCCATTACCTTCTGGCACCCGGCGCGGCACGTGGGCGGCATGTGTCATTTTCTGCTGCCCAACCGCGTGCACGGCAAGGTGCCGGTGTACACGGGCGATGGCCGCTATGGCGATGAAGCGCTGCAATACATGATTGAAGAAGTGGCCGCACGGCGCACGCGGCTGCAGGACTATCAGGTCAAGGTCTTTGGCGGCGGGCGGATTTTTGCCAATGAGCGTTCCGGTACGACGATCGGCGAATCCAATGTGCGCTTTGCCTTGTCTGCACTGCATGAGATCGAATTACCCGTGGCCGGCCAGGACGTGGCGGGCGAGGGCTACCGTTATCTGCGTTTTGATCTGACAACGGGAGATGTCTGGGTTCGTCGTGGTCGCGGCTTGCCGGCCACGGCCACACCCAAAAAGCGCGAACCGGTCAAACCCGCAGGAGGCCTGTGA
- a CDS encoding CheR family methyltransferase, producing MAGTRTTAPPPVSNEEMRLFQRLFYQQIGMHLPESKRALLSSRLSRRLVALGLPNFRAYHDLIASPSARDERQRAIDLITTNETFFFREIGHFAFLSQKVLPLFNRSETLRIWSAASSTGEEAYSIAMLLDNERPDAPWEIVGSDISQRVLESARRGMYPMVRGENISPADLKKHCLRGTGEYEGQFLVGKHLRERVEFTQMNLTALPARLKPFDVVFLRNVIIYFDAPTKAKVLANVTHFVKPGGYLLVGHSESLHGIQLPLQMISPSVYRKVG from the coding sequence ATGGCTGGAACCCGCACCACCGCGCCGCCCCCTGTCAGCAACGAAGAAATGCGGCTGTTTCAGCGCCTGTTTTACCAGCAGATCGGCATGCATCTGCCTGAATCCAAGCGCGCGCTCCTGTCCAGCCGTCTGTCACGGCGGCTGGTGGCGTTGGGTTTGCCCAATTTCCGGGCCTACCATGATCTGATCGCCTCACCCAGCGCGCGTGATGAACGCCAGCGTGCCATCGACCTGATCACGACCAACGAGACGTTCTTTTTTCGCGAGATCGGCCACTTTGCGTTTCTGAGCCAGAAGGTGCTGCCGCTGTTTAACCGGTCCGAGACCTTGCGCATCTGGAGTGCGGCCAGTTCGACCGGCGAAGAAGCGTATTCCATTGCCATGCTGCTGGATAACGAGCGGCCGGATGCGCCGTGGGAGATTGTCGGCTCGGACATCAGCCAGCGGGTGCTGGAGTCGGCCCGGCGCGGCATGTACCCCATGGTGCGTGGCGAGAATATTTCTCCGGCCGACCTGAAAAAGCATTGCCTGCGCGGAACGGGCGAGTACGAAGGCCAGTTCCTGGTGGGCAAACACCTGCGGGAGCGGGTGGAATTCACGCAGATGAACCTCACCGCCTTGCCGGCGCGGCTCAAGCCGTTTGATGTGGTGTTCCTGCGCAATGTGATCATTTATTTCGATGCGCCCACCAAGGCCAAAGTGCTGGCCAACGTGACGCATTTTGTGAAACCGGGCGGGTATTTGCTGGTCGGGCACTCCGAGTCTTTGCACGGCATCCAGCTGCCTTTGCAGATGATCTCGCCCTCTGTTTATCGCAAGGTTGGCTAA
- a CDS encoding methyl-accepting chemotaxis protein codes for MNAFNQMRLGTKLLAGFIVVAMFTLLIGVFALINISRVGAAGTAIYTENLLAIANQARASIALGAVSRTLVRAMTQTEKPDDMRGTLSRLQGYVDMYNKYWPLYIQTAPSENESRLREQIKPLIADFLVNSDKALHLLSDGHVDDARPLINNDLRTQYNKIDSLMSDIAEDNIKQADQANASNEAMVANVRNVTIVIVIVAFLLSIVMGILLARMVTKQVGGEPAEAVDILQRVADGDLTVRINVRPGDRTSMLYSIDQMVQKLTGVMTDVSSSASALASASEEISASAQALSQNASEQAANVEETSAAVEEITSTVSQNSENARVTDGMATKSASDAGEGGDAVKQTVQAMQQIAGKIGIIDDIAYQTNLLALNAAIEAARAGEHGKGFAVVAAEVRKLAERSQVAAQEISSVAANSVMMAERAGSLLDQMVPAIRKTADLVQEISAASREQASGLDQINTAVSQLAQTTQMNASASEQLSSTSEEMSAQAIQLQELIRFFRVDEGGSRPAARRAGAGARSAARGGEAVDESAFTRF; via the coding sequence ATGAACGCGTTTAATCAGATGCGGCTGGGCACCAAGCTCCTGGCCGGATTTATTGTCGTGGCCATGTTCACTTTGCTGATCGGCGTGTTTGCGCTGATCAATATCAGCCGTGTGGGCGCGGCCGGAACGGCGATCTACACCGAAAACCTGCTGGCGATTGCCAATCAGGCGCGGGCGTCGATCGCGCTGGGGGCGGTTTCGCGCACGCTGGTGCGCGCCATGACGCAGACCGAAAAGCCCGATGACATGCGCGGCACGCTCAGCCGTCTGCAAGGTTATGTGGACATGTACAACAAGTACTGGCCGCTTTACATCCAGACCGCGCCCAGCGAAAACGAATCGCGCCTCAGAGAACAGATCAAACCGCTGATTGCCGATTTTCTGGTCAACTCGGACAAAGCGTTGCACCTGCTCTCTGACGGGCATGTCGATGACGCCCGCCCGCTCATCAACAATGATCTGCGCACGCAATACAACAAGATCGACAGCCTGATGTCCGACATTGCCGAGGACAACATCAAGCAGGCCGATCAGGCCAACGCCTCCAACGAGGCCATGGTGGCCAATGTGCGCAATGTCACCATCGTCATCGTGATCGTCGCGTTCTTGCTGTCGATTGTCATGGGGATCTTGCTGGCCCGCATGGTCACGAAGCAGGTGGGTGGCGAGCCGGCGGAAGCGGTCGATATCCTGCAGCGCGTGGCCGATGGTGACCTGACCGTGCGCATCAACGTGCGCCCCGGCGATCGCACTTCCATGCTCTACAGCATTGACCAGATGGTGCAAAAACTTACCGGCGTGATGACGGATGTCTCCAGTTCGGCCAGCGCGCTGGCGTCGGCCTCGGAAGAAATCTCGGCCTCGGCCCAGGCCTTGAGCCAGAACGCATCTGAACAAGCCGCCAATGTCGAAGAAACCAGCGCCGCGGTGGAAGAAATCACCTCGACCGTATCGCAGAACTCGGAAAACGCCCGCGTGACCGATGGCATGGCAACCAAATCTGCCTCTGATGCCGGCGAAGGCGGCGACGCCGTGAAGCAGACCGTGCAGGCCATGCAACAGATTGCCGGCAAGATCGGCATCATCGACGACATTGCCTACCAGACCAACCTGCTGGCACTGAACGCAGCCATTGAAGCGGCCCGCGCCGGTGAGCATGGCAAGGGCTTTGCGGTGGTGGCGGCCGAAGTGCGCAAGCTGGCCGAACGCTCGCAAGTGGCCGCGCAAGAGATCAGCTCGGTGGCCGCCAACAGCGTGATGATGGCCGAACGCGCCGGCAGTTTGCTTGACCAGATGGTGCCGGCCATCCGCAAAACCGCGGATCTGGTGCAAGAGATCTCTGCTGCCTCCCGCGAGCAGGCCAGCGGGCTGGACCAGATCAACACCGCGGTATCGCAACTGGCGCAGACCACGCAGATGAATGCCTCGGCCTCGGAACAGTTGTCGTCTACCTCTGAAGAAATGAGTGCCCAGGCCATCCAGCTGCAAGAACTGATCCGCTTTTTCAGGGTGGATGAAGGCGGTTCACGCCCGGCCGCGCGACGTGCCGGCGCTGGTGCGCGCAGTGCGGCCCGTGGTGGCGAAGCGGTGGATGAATCCGCCTTTACCCGGTTTTGA
- a CDS encoding EAL domain-containing response regulator has product MTQTAPSMLIADDSSLQLNHAVELCVQCGCQVIWQAMNGEEVLALLQSLPEKPDILLTDLEMPGMDGVELLRHMAESNQFMPIVFMSSTDEQVLHAVEAAAAAYGFPVLGTLQKPMKLEGLGHALERFHILNKPQMAPPPAIDETDLRRALQNGEFVPWFQPKVTTRSGLFQSAEVLARWQHPDLGMIAPVYFIGLLERAGLIGRMTDQIMATAIRETKQLYARGLRFGLAVNISAENLPEPGFAERIKNLLAQESFPPTQMTLEITESGVMADLARSLGALARLRMAGVGISIDDYGTGNATLQQLMRTPCSELKIDRAFVNGASRRPQLRTLLESTVDMAHRLKLTVVAEGVEDAEDWKLVQELGVELVQGFFVARPMPPDKIHDWVRNRHEWLHLWGKIQNL; this is encoded by the coding sequence ATGACCCAGACCGCGCCATCCATGCTGATTGCCGACGATAGCTCTTTGCAGCTCAATCATGCGGTCGAGTTGTGCGTGCAATGTGGTTGCCAGGTGATCTGGCAAGCCATGAATGGCGAAGAAGTGCTGGCGCTGTTGCAAAGTCTGCCGGAAAAACCGGATATCTTGCTGACCGATCTGGAAATGCCCGGCATGGATGGCGTGGAGTTGCTGCGCCATATGGCCGAGAGCAACCAGTTCATGCCCATCGTGTTCATGAGCAGCACGGATGAACAAGTGCTGCACGCGGTCGAAGCGGCCGCCGCGGCATATGGTTTTCCAGTGCTGGGCACCTTGCAAAAGCCCATGAAACTGGAAGGGCTGGGCCACGCGCTGGAGCGGTTCCACATTCTGAACAAACCGCAAATGGCGCCGCCGCCGGCCATTGACGAAACCGACCTGCGCCGGGCGCTGCAAAACGGCGAGTTCGTCCCCTGGTTTCAACCCAAAGTCACTACGCGCAGCGGGCTGTTCCAGTCTGCCGAAGTGCTGGCGCGCTGGCAGCATCCTGACCTTGGCATGATCGCGCCGGTGTATTTCATTGGCCTGCTGGAGCGCGCCGGGCTGATTGGCCGCATGACCGACCAGATCATGGCCACCGCCATCCGTGAGACCAAACAGTTGTATGCGCGTGGCCTGCGTTTTGGGCTGGCGGTGAATATCTCGGCAGAAAACCTGCCAGAACCGGGGTTTGCCGAGCGTATCAAGAACCTGCTGGCGCAAGAGTCTTTCCCGCCCACGCAAATGACGCTGGAGATCACCGAGTCTGGCGTGATGGCAGACCTGGCCCGCTCTCTGGGCGCGCTGGCGCGGCTCAGAATGGCCGGCGTCGGGATCTCGATTGACGATTACGGCACCGGCAACGCCACGCTGCAGCAACTGATGCGCACACCGTGTTCAGAACTGAAGATCGACCGCGCCTTTGTGAACGGCGCCTCTCGCCGCCCGCAGTTGCGGACCTTGCTGGAAAGCACGGTCGATATGGCGCACCGGCTAAAACTCACCGTGGTGGCCGAAGGCGTGGAAGACGCCGAAGACTGGAAACTGGTGCAGGAACTGGGCGTGGAACTGGTGCAGGGTTTCTTTGTGGCCCGCCCCATGCCGCCGGACAAAATCCATGACTGGGTGCGCAACCGGCATGAATGGCTGCACTTGTGGGGCAAGATCCAGAATCTGTAA
- a CDS encoding protein-glutamate methylesterase/protein-glutamine glutaminase, which translates to MTIKVMIVDDSSIMRQVVQEVLSKHPDIEVIGAAPDPLFAMTRMKLKWPDVLLLDIEMPRMDGITFLKQIMAEHPTPVVICSTLTQKGADITMEALAAGAVSVITKPTLGLRDFLQDSSNDLVSAIRAAARARVSNLRTLTSRPVTPSSGGASSYAGSSGGSTAASVRERMEGGKQSADVILNAPTGNAFLPTTEKIVALGTSTGGTQALEVILTALPRTIPGVVVVQHMPEKFTKSFADRLNNMCEVDVMEASHNDRIVPGRVLIAPGGKHMVVKRSGAQYHVDVVDGPLVSRHRPSVDVLFRSVAKAAGRNAVGFIMTGMGDDGAQGLKEMHDTGATTYAQDEASCVVFGMPKEAIELGGVDEVIGLDRIAGLIQRVGK; encoded by the coding sequence ATGACGATCAAGGTGATGATTGTGGACGACTCATCCATCATGCGCCAGGTGGTGCAGGAGGTCTTGTCCAAACATCCGGATATCGAAGTGATTGGCGCTGCGCCAGATCCTTTGTTTGCCATGACGCGCATGAAGCTCAAGTGGCCGGATGTGTTGTTGCTGGATATCGAAATGCCGCGCATGGATGGCATCACCTTCCTCAAACAGATCATGGCCGAGCACCCGACGCCGGTGGTGATCTGTTCTACGCTCACGCAAAAAGGCGCGGATATCACCATGGAAGCGCTGGCCGCCGGCGCGGTCAGTGTCATCACCAAACCCACGCTGGGCCTGCGCGACTTTCTGCAAGACAGCTCCAATGATCTGGTGAGCGCCATCCGCGCTGCCGCCCGGGCGCGCGTGTCCAACCTGCGCACGCTGACCTCGCGGCCGGTCACGCCTTCATCGGGTGGGGCGTCTTCTTATGCCGGAAGTAGCGGAGGCTCTACCGCCGCCAGCGTGCGTGAACGCATGGAAGGCGGCAAACAGTCGGCCGACGTGATCCTGAACGCGCCGACCGGCAACGCGTTTCTGCCCACGACCGAGAAAATCGTCGCGCTGGGCACCTCCACCGGCGGCACCCAGGCGCTGGAAGTCATCCTGACCGCGCTGCCGCGCACGATTCCGGGCGTGGTGGTGGTGCAGCACATGCCAGAGAAATTCACCAAAAGTTTTGCCGATCGCCTCAACAACATGTGTGAGGTCGATGTGATGGAAGCCAGCCACAACGACCGGATTGTCCCGGGCCGCGTGCTGATTGCGCCGGGTGGCAAGCATATGGTGGTCAAGCGCAGCGGCGCGCAGTATCACGTCGATGTGGTGGACGGCCCGCTGGTCAGCCGCCACCGCCCCAGCGTGGATGTGTTGTTCCGTTCTGTGGCCAAGGCGGCCGGGCGCAACGCCGTGGGTTTCATCATGACCGGCATGGGCGACGATGGCGCGCAGGGCCTGAAAGAAATGCACGACACCGGCGCCACCACCTACGCCCAGGACGAAGCCAGTTGCGTGGTGTTCGGCATGCCCAAAGAGGCCATTGAACTGGGCGGCGTGGATGAAGTGATCGGGCTGGACCGCATTGCCGGATTGATCCAGCGGGTAGGCAAGTAG
- a CDS encoding arsenic transporter, which translates to MTQLINPHYLAWIIAALSIAGIIARPLHWPEAVWACLGAALAVALGLLPLTAAWAAISTGLDVYLFLGGMMLLSEVARREGLFDWLAALAVNHARGSPARLFALVYLVGIGVTVLLSNDATAVVLTPAVFAVARRAEAPALPLLLICALIANAASFVLPVSNPANLVVFGKHMPALADWAARFWLPSLASITVTWLMLRFTQRKALAGRCAVSVPVAPLSGHGKVALAGIVITAAALLTVSALGWQLGLPTAILGLLTAAIVTLAQRASPWPLLRDIAWSVLPLVAGLFVLVQMLAQAGLIEAVRHWLLSLLQSSEAIAAATAGIAIALLSNVINNLPAGLIGASVVAAHHLPERITDSLLIGVDLGPNLSVTGSLATILWLGVLRREGLHVDFRTFLKTGAVVMPPALLAALGTRLLMG; encoded by the coding sequence ATGACCCAACTGATCAATCCGCACTACCTTGCCTGGATCATTGCCGCGCTGAGCATTGCCGGCATCATCGCCCGCCCCCTGCACTGGCCCGAGGCCGTCTGGGCGTGCCTTGGGGCCGCGCTGGCCGTGGCGCTGGGCCTGTTGCCGCTGACCGCTGCGTGGGCGGCCATCAGCACGGGGCTGGATGTGTATCTGTTTCTGGGCGGCATGATGTTGTTGTCAGAAGTAGCCCGCCGTGAGGGCTTGTTTGACTGGCTGGCGGCGCTGGCCGTCAATCATGCGCGCGGCTCGCCCGCCCGGCTGTTTGCGCTGGTGTATCTGGTCGGGATCGGCGTGACGGTACTGTTATCCAACGACGCCACGGCCGTGGTGCTAACGCCGGCCGTGTTTGCCGTGGCCCGCCGCGCCGAGGCGCCAGCGCTGCCCTTGCTGCTGATCTGTGCATTGATCGCCAATGCCGCGAGTTTTGTCTTGCCGGTGTCCAACCCGGCCAATCTGGTGGTGTTTGGCAAACACATGCCGGCACTGGCAGACTGGGCAGCCCGCTTCTGGCTGCCTTCGTTGGCGTCGATCACCGTCACCTGGCTGATGCTGCGCTTTACCCAGCGCAAGGCGCTGGCCGGCCGTTGTGCCGTATCTGTGCCAGTCGCGCCATTAAGCGGTCACGGCAAAGTGGCGCTGGCCGGTATCGTGATCACGGCAGCGGCCTTGCTGACGGTGTCGGCGCTGGGCTGGCAACTGGGCTTGCCGACGGCCATCCTCGGCTTGCTGACCGCCGCCATTGTCACGCTGGCCCAGCGGGCGTCGCCCTGGCCCTTGCTGCGTGATATTGCCTGGAGTGTGCTGCCGCTGGTGGCCGGTTTGTTTGTGCTGGTGCAGATGCTGGCGCAGGCAGGCTTGATCGAGGCCGTACGCCACTGGCTGCTGAGCCTGTTGCAGTCCAGCGAGGCCATCGCCGCGGCCACGGCCGGCATTGCCATTGCGCTGCTGAGCAACGTCATCAACAACTTGCCGGCGGGCTTGATCGGGGCGTCGGTTGTCGCTGCCCATCATTTGCCGGAACGCATCACCGACAGCCTGCTGATTGGCGTTGATCTGGGCCCCAATTTGTCTGTGACCGGCTCGCTGGCCACCATTCTGTGGCTGGGCGTATTGCGCCGCGAAGGGCTGCATGTGGATTTCCGGACCTTCCTCAAAACCGGTGCGGTGGTCATGCCGCCCGCCTTGCTGGCCGCGCTGGGCACGCGCTTGCTGATGGGCTGA